Proteins encoded in a region of the Phaenicophaeus curvirostris isolate KB17595 chromosome 1, BPBGC_Pcur_1.0, whole genome shotgun sequence genome:
- the LOC138730091 gene encoding uncharacterized protein: protein MPRGRRRSRRRRRAGTAAPLTLGTALAGRREEGRSRSPRDRCGIAETRWVLGAVAPGSRLGLPGLEALAAGPRGGSPPWAAPPPLLQQVPAAAPRRDGSEPPAGAPAALAVLRLQPGAEGSARAAGAAPRLRTVYVNPRWLERQAALGAAAAAAAAAGPCAEAASAGAASAGQGEAEAPATPYVGLRRPLGYKLSKATKERIWRGEFIDLFSLLHTELAPEHGPRPGDTLDQWVSAFLVYASVLCEKHPARCGAMFKYLDTIRKLHATYGGTSWRSYDEDFRRRAAKDPNLPWGDVDLDLWMKWMAPLKSLISRHDEDETEASPATPPPQPPPSQSSEKEEKSKTP, encoded by the exons atGCCACGTGGGAGGCGGCGGAGCCGCCGTCGGCGCCGGGCCGGAACCGCGGCCCCCTTAACGCTGGGGACGGCGCTCGCCGGGCGCCGCGAGGAAGGGAGGTCGCGGAGCCCCCGGGACCGCTGCGGGATCGCCGAGACCCGATGGGTGCTCGGCGCCGTGGCGCCCGGCTCGCGGCTCGGCCTCCCGGGCCTGGAGGCGCTGGCGGCGGGGCCTCGGGGGGGCTCCCCGCCCtgggcggcgccgccgccgctgctgcAGCAGGTGCCGGCGGCCGCCCCGCGGCGGGACGGCTCCGAGCCGCCCGCGGGCGCGCCCGCCGCCCTGGCCGTGCTGCGGCTGCAGCCGGGCGCCGAGGGCTcggcgcgggcggcgggggccgcGCCGCGGCTGCGCACGGTGTACGTGAACCCGCGCTGGCTGGAGCGCCAGGCCGCGCTGGgcgccgcggcggcggcggcggcggccgccgggCCGTGCGCGGAGGCGGCCTCGGCGGGGGCGGCCTCGGCGGGGCAGGGCGAGGCGGAGGCGCCCGCCACCCCCTACGTGGGGCTGAGGCGGCCGCTGGGCTACAAGCTGTCCAAGGCGACGAAGGAGCGGATCTGGCGGGGGGAGTTCATTGACCTGTTCTCCTTGCTCCACACAGAGCTGGCCCCCGAGCACGGCCCGCGCCCGGGGGACACGCTGGACCAGTGGGTCTCAGCCTTCCTGGTGTACGCCAGCGTGCTGTGCGAGAAGCACCCGGCGCGCTGCGGGGCCATGTTCAAGTACCTGGACACCATCCGCAAGCTGCACGCCACCTACGGGGGCACCTCGTGGAGGAGCTACGACGAGGACTTTCGACGGCGGGCGGCCAAGGACCCCAACCTGCCCTGGGGCGACGTCGACCTCGACCTCTGGATGAAGTGGATGGCGCCCCTCAAGTCGCTCATCAGCAGGCATGATGAGGACGAGACGGAGGCCTCGCCGGCCACCCCGCCGCCACAGCCGCCCCCGTCACAGAGCTccgagaaggaggagaagagcaaG actcCATGA